The following are from one region of the Aquila chrysaetos chrysaetos chromosome 23, bAquChr1.4, whole genome shotgun sequence genome:
- the LOC115334706 gene encoding regucalcin-like, with amino-acid sequence MSSSIKIESVVKEKNRMGECPVWEERESALVYVDINSQKVCRWSPLTNEVQSVSVDARVGSVALRQCGGYVIALGTRFAFLDWDTQAVTTILELEQNKPNNRFNDGKVDPKGRFFAGTMAEETAPGVRARRQGALYTLFPDRSVIKQLDQVDISNGLDWSLDHRTFFHIDSLAYAVHAFSYDVHTGKIACPKLLYHLEKEEQMPDGMCIDAEGKLWVACIDGGRVIRIDPETGKRIQTVRLPTPRITSCCFGGKDYSEMYVTSAYDGLDETTLAKEPHAGEIFKITGLGVKGIPQNFYAA; translated from the exons ATGTCCTCCTCCATCAAAATCGAATCCGTCGTGAAGGAGAAGAACAGGATGGGAGAGTGCCCGGtctgggaagaaagggagagcGCACTCGTCTATGTAGACATTAACTCACAGAAAGTTTGCCGCTGGAGCCCACTCACCAACGAGGTGCAGAGCGTGTCTGTGG ATGCCCGCGTCGGCTCGGTGGCACTGCGGCAGTGCGGGGGCTATGTCATCGCCCTGGGGACCAGGTTTGCCTTTCTGGACTGGGACACCCAGGCGGTCACCACCATCCTCGAGCTTGAGCAGAATAAACCCAACAACAGGTTCAATGACGGGAAAGTGGATCCAAAGGGGAGGTTTTTTGCTG GTACGATGGCTGAAGAGACGGCACCGGGGGTCCGAGCGAGGCGGCAAGGCGCTCTCTATACCCTTTTCCCTGACCGTTCAGTAATAAAACAGTTAGACCAGGTGGACATCTCCAATGGTCTGGATTGGTCCCTGGACCACAGGACCTTCTTCCACATCGACAGCCTGGCATATGCTGTGCACGCCTTCAGCTATGATGTGCACACTGGAAAGATTG cctgccccAAGCTTTTGTACCATCTAGAAAAGGAGGAGCAAATGCCCGACGGGATGTGCATAGACGCAGAAGGGAAGCTCTGGGTGGCCTGTATTGATGGTGGGAGAGTCATTCGTATAGACCCAGAGACAG gaaaaagaATCCAAACTGTGAGGCTGCCTACTCCGAGGATCACCTCGTGCTGCTTTGGTGGAAAAGACTACTCAGAAATGTACGTGACTTCTGCATACGATGGACTGGACGAGACCACCTTAGCCAAGGAACCTCATGCAGGAGAGATTTTCAAG ataacAGGCCTGGGTGTGAAAGGGATCCCACAGAATTTCTATGCTGCTTGA
- the LOC115334490 gene encoding LOW QUALITY PROTEIN: uncharacterized protein LOC115334490 (The sequence of the model RefSeq protein was modified relative to this genomic sequence to represent the inferred CDS: deleted 1 base in 1 codon), translated as MGDSKIARLGKEALFDFLEKHKARPSVLGIDWAQGNWYNLQSVVDRMVALQKDARVRSGKGKAIVCAVLGASLAAAVEDRDAHLTAESQIIESLQNLVQSLMGQVAGLKAQLEAEKNQVKHLQIALKEQLLAGTVREEIPPRSEIGYPFKDLQAAKERVEKLELPSLRPLVKTEYTYDDEQDQSPQVTTKEVPYTATELAKLKKEFGRTPEESETEYVWRVSLSGGDQILLSEKEAEGYWGPGVFLTTGNHRAPWSLTQRAAYWAGGLNPLERGDPLAITGTVDQLVESVQKAACLQMMYDRKLEPRQESPVMMLVDPERMTPLIRGLPDYLKPIGIQLQGKIQAMPQGESVGAASGGFTPDQHRRPPDKKIWTWGEVAQELINYGRKYGPVNPPATKTDSRGLRRTEVKIVPCPGSDKRTPLAKPPGGRDIPNKRNILWARGYQKGIPRSLMDGMPTDKLEKLVTAWPDKPVNRKVDFENTTLSTPSLIDLSETNATQEPAGN; from the exons ATGGGTGATAGCAAAATTGCCCgtttggggaaagaagctttgtttgattttttagaaaaacataaagcgcGACCCTCTGTGCTTGGGATAGACTGGGCTCAGGGAAATTGGTATAATCTGCAGAGCGTTGTTGATCGGATGGTCgctttacagaaagatgctAGAGTGcggtcagggaaaggaaaagcaattgtctGTGCCGTTCTCGGAGCCAGTCTGGCCGCAGCAGTGGAGGATAGGGAT GCCCACCTCACTGCAGAATCTCAAATTATTGAATCCCTCCAAAATCTTGTTCAGTCCCTTATGGGACAAGTGGCGggattaaaagcacaacttgaagcagaaaagaaccaagtgaaacatttgcaaattgctcttaaggagcagctccttgcaggtACTGTCCGTGAGGAAATTCCTCCAAGATCAGAAATTGGCTACCCCTTTaaggacctgcaggcagcaaaagagagagtggAGAAGTTAGAGCTGCCTTCATTGCGACCTttagtcaaaactgaatatacttATGATGATGAGCAAGACCAGTCCCCCCAAGTTACAACTAAAGAGGTCCCCTATACTGCCACTGAgttggcaaaactaaaaaaggaatttggccgAACCCCTGAGGAGTCAGAAACGGAGTATGTGTGGAGAGTATCATTGTCGGGGGGGGACCAGattctgttaagtgaaaagGAGGCGGAAGGGTattggggaccgggagtgtttttAACTACTGGGAATCACCGTGCCCCCTGGTCTTTAACCCAACGAGCAGCCTATTGGGCGGGGGGTTTGAACCCCTTGGAGAGGGGAGATCCCCTCGCGATTACGGGGACTGTTGATCAATTAGTGGAGAgtgtgcaaaaggcagcttgtcTGCAGATGATGTATGATCGAAAATTGGAGCCTAGGCAGGAGTCCCCAGTGATGATGTTGGTGGATCCTGAGCGAATGACTCCCCTTATACGGGGACTCCCTGATTACCTGAAACCAATTGGTATACAATTACAAGGAAAGATACAGGCGATGCCCCAGGGCGAGAGTGTTGGGGCTGCTTCAGGAGGATTCACGCCTGATCAGCACCGCCGCCCCCCAGATAAGAAAATTTGGACTTGGGGAGAAGTGgcccaggaattaattaattacggGCGCAAATATGGTCCTGTTaaccctccagccaccaaaacagacTCCAGGGGCTTGAGGcggactgaagtaaaaatagttccGTGCCCTGGGAGTGATAAGAGAACACCCCTTGCTAAACCGCCGGGGGGGAGAGATATCCCGAACAAACGTAATATACTGTGGGCACGGGGATACCAGAAGGGGATCCCGCGTAGCTTAATGGACGGGATGCCAacagacaaattggaaaaattggtAACAGCGTGGCCTGATAAAccagtaaacagaaaagtggattttgagaaTACTACCCTGAGCACACCTTCCCTGATTGatttatcagaaacaaatgccaCCCAAGAGCCGGCGGGAAACTAG